The following nucleotide sequence is from bacterium.
CGGGAGGCCTATGACCTGGACGCGAACAGCTATGTGATGAAGCCTACCGACCTGGCGGGCTTCCGGAGGGTGGCCGAGGACCTGTCGGATTTTTGGTTCAAAAGGGCCCTGTTGCCGCCCCAGGAGAGTTGACCCGGCGCCGGATCGAACCATCCCTTGGAAAGCACCTGTTTTTGACCTTTTTTCCTGCTCATTCCCGGCCTCGAAACGTTTTTTTGGAATAAAATCAATGTTGCCACTCTATAAGTATGGAAGGTCATATCAAAGGAGCTCTTTTATGAAGAACTTTTTGCTCTCCATTTCGGTCCTGGCTCTCATCTCCACGGGGTGCAAACTCCTATGCACCGATCCGGGTGACGGCGGGCCTTTGGACCCGGGCCACTCCACCCCGACGGTGACCTTGACGCCCACCTCGACCCCCTCCGGATCGGAGACCCCCGCCCCGACCTGCCCCTATGTCTCCCAATGGGGGACCTTGGGATCGGCCAACGGGCAAATGAACCAGCCCATCGAATTGGCGTCGGATACCGGTGACAACATCTATCTCTCCGACTGGGGAAACAACCGCATCCAGGTCTTCGACTCCAACGGCAATTACCTGCGCCAATGGGGGACGGGCGGGAGCGGGAACGGGCAGTTCAACGTGCCCATCGGCATCGACATCACCCCTTCCGGCACGGTCTATGTGGTGGACGTCTATAACTACCGGATCCAGTATTTCACCACCACCGGGACCTACCTGGGCCAATGGGGTTCCTACGGCACCGGCAACGGCCAGTTCAATACTCCCTGGGGCGTGGCCGTGGATGGTTCGGGGAACGTCTTCGTCACCGACGAGTGGAACAAC
It contains:
- a CDS encoding 6-bladed beta-propeller; this translates as MKNFLLSISVLALISTGCKLLCTDPGDGGPLDPGHSTPTVTLTPTSTPSGSETPAPTCPYVSQWGTLGSANGQMNQPIELASDTGDNIYLSDWGNNRIQVFDSNGNYLRQWGTGGSGNGQFNVPIGIDITPSGTVYVVDVYNYRIQYFTTTGTYLGQWGSYGTGNGQFNTPWGVAVDGSGNVFVTDEWNNRVEKFDATGTYLGQWGSYGTGNGQFNYCVGIAVDASGNVYVSDHVNGRVQEFTNSGVFLNSWGSTGSAPGQFNHPQGLKIDAAGRIYVADDQNSRVQVFDSGMNFITMWGTYGSADCQFIRPTGIEVNSTGDVFVSDYGNNRIEKFHP